A window of the Henckelia pumila isolate YLH828 chromosome 3, ASM3356847v2, whole genome shotgun sequence genome harbors these coding sequences:
- the LOC140893479 gene encoding uncharacterized protein — protein sequence MSIPISSPTKSLNHSLHVIFSIKLPPSSSLTYMKHKTLLRTVVFSHFYRLARALTRAKSFLVRQLKDIEFIRFSRSPLKKFISKSSSSSKHKPKKKKLFFGSFRLHYNWCSSHVTPVMQLDHNMSSWGSCQISKYESIIRDDDAELSGYLQWLEEKGNEMDSCRINEIDKLADLFIADCHEKFRLEKQESYRRFQEMMARSI from the coding sequence ATGTCCATTCCAATATCATCCCCAACAAAATCCCTCAATCATTCCCTTCACGTGATCTTCTCCATCAAACTACCACCCTCCTCTTCCCTAACTTACATGAAGCACAAAACCCTACTCCGAACCGTCGTGTTCTCGCACTTTTATCGGCTGGCTCGAGCTCTCACGAGGGCGAAATCTTTCCTCGTTCGACAACTAAAAGACATAGAGTTCATCCGCTTTTCGCGATCCCCGTTGAAGAAATTTATAAGCAagagtagtagtagtagtaagCATAagccgaagaagaagaagctctTCTTCGGTTCGTTCCGGCTGCACTACAACTGGTGTTCTTCGCATGTCACGCCTGTGATGCAGCTTGATCACAACATGAGTAGTTGGGGTAGTTGCCAGATTTCtaagtacgaaagtattatccGAGACGACGACGCGGAGCTCTCGGGGTATTTGCAGTGGCTTGAGGAGAAGGGGAATGAGATGGATTCATGCAGGATTAACGAGATCGACAAGCTCGCTGATTTGTTCATTGCGGATTGCCACGAGAAGTTCAGGTTGGAGAAGCAAGAATCTTACAGGAGATTTCAAGAAATGATGGCTAGGAGtatatga